The Odocoileus virginianus isolate 20LAN1187 ecotype Illinois chromosome 12, Ovbor_1.2, whole genome shotgun sequence genome has a segment encoding these proteins:
- the MORN3 gene encoding MORN repeat-containing protein 3 isoform X1, with protein sequence MPIFKCPQKSEPLWKEWDKKAQKNGLRHQVFAVNGDHYVGEWKDNMKHGKGTQVWKKNGAIYEGDWKSGKRDGYGTLSLPDQETGKYKRVYSGWWKGDKKCGYGIQFFGPKEYYEGDWCGNQRSGWGRMYYSNGDIYEGQWRNDKPEGEGMLRLKNGNRYEGNWQRGVKNGSGRFFHLDHGQLFEGFWVDDVAKCGTMIDFGRDEAPQPTQFPIPEVKILDPDGVLEEALAMFKKTEEEGD encoded by the exons ATGCCTATCTTCAAGTGCCCGCAAAAGTCGGAGCCCCTGTGGAAGGAGTGGGACAAGAAGGCCCAGAAGAACGGACTGAGGCACCAGGTGTTCGCTGTCAATGGCGACCACTACGTGGGCGAGTGGAAGGACAACATGAAACACG GGAAAGGAACACAGGTCTGGAAGAAGAACGGAGCCATCTATGAGGGGGACTGGAAGTCTGGGAAGCGAGATGGCTATGGCACCCTCAGCCTTCCTGACCAAGAGACCGGAAAGTACAAGAGAGTCTACTCAGGCTGGTGGAAAGGCGATAAGAAATGT GGCTATGGGATCCAGTTTTTCGGACCCAAGGAGTATTATGAGGGTGACTGGTGTGGCAACCAGCGCAGCGGGTGGGGCCGCATGTACTACAGCAACGGAGACATCTACGAGGGCCAGTGGCGTAACGACAAGCCAGAAGGGGAAGGCATGTTGCGCCTGA AGAATGGGAACCGCTATGAAGGCAATTGGCAGAGAGGTGTGAAGAATGGGTCAGGGCGTTTCTTCCACCTGGACCATGGTCAGCTGTTTGAAGGCTTCTGGGTGGATGACGTGGCCAAGTGTGGCACAATGATTGACTTCGGCCGCGATGAGGCCCCCCAGCCCACCCAGTTCCCCATTCCTGAG GTCAAAATTCTAGATCCCGACGGTGTGTTGGAGGAAGCCTTGGCTATGTTcaagaagacagaagaagaagGAGATTGA
- the MORN3 gene encoding MORN repeat-containing protein 3 isoform X2, protein MPIFKCPQKSEPLWKEWDKKAQKNGLRHQVFAVNGDHYVGEWKDNMKHGKGTQVWKKNGAIYEGDWKSGKRDGYGTLSLPDQETGKYKRVYSGWWKGDKKCGYGIQFFGPKEYYEGDWCGNQRSGWGRMYYSNGDIYEGQWRNDKPEGEGMLRLSECPAPSQWPAGHAHSATPSRSTPPDPARPGPGHAHRATPPHSPARAGGLREWEPL, encoded by the exons ATGCCTATCTTCAAGTGCCCGCAAAAGTCGGAGCCCCTGTGGAAGGAGTGGGACAAGAAGGCCCAGAAGAACGGACTGAGGCACCAGGTGTTCGCTGTCAATGGCGACCACTACGTGGGCGAGTGGAAGGACAACATGAAACACG GGAAAGGAACACAGGTCTGGAAGAAGAACGGAGCCATCTATGAGGGGGACTGGAAGTCTGGGAAGCGAGATGGCTATGGCACCCTCAGCCTTCCTGACCAAGAGACCGGAAAGTACAAGAGAGTCTACTCAGGCTGGTGGAAAGGCGATAAGAAATGT GGCTATGGGATCCAGTTTTTCGGACCCAAGGAGTATTATGAGGGTGACTGGTGTGGCAACCAGCGCAGCGGGTGGGGCCGCATGTACTACAGCAACGGAGACATCTACGAGGGCCAGTGGCGTAACGACAAGCCAGAAGGGGAAGGCATGTTGCGCCTGAGTGAGTGTCCAGCCCCTTCCCAATGGCCTGCTGGCCACGCCCACTCGGCCACCCCCTCAAGGTCCACTCCTCCGGACCCTGCAAGGCCGGGCCCTGGCCACGCCCATCGGGCCACGCCCCCGCATAGCCCTGCTCGGGCTGGCGGGTTAAG AGAATGGGAACCGCTATGA